One segment of Haloplanus natans DSM 17983 DNA contains the following:
- the purF gene encoding amidophosphoribosyltransferase, giving the protein MAHGRDHRTPNGMTEKCGVVGVSLSDRDAARPLYYSLYALQHRGQESAGIVTHDGFQQHSHVEMGLVGDAFDADALDQLNGQTGIGHVRYPTSGGVNASCAQPFSVSFKSGSLGLAHNGNLVNAAEIRSELEGLGHAFTSNGDTEVIAHDLARNLLEEDLVRAVKRTMSRIHGSYALTIMHDEAVLGVRDPEGNRPLCIGKLDDGYVLASESAAIDTLDGDLVRDVAPGELVVLEPDGSGFDSYQLVERDATAHCFFEHVYFARPDSVIDDELVYDARRELGGKLWAESGIDTDVVMPVPDSGRSFASGYAEAANADGADVEFAEGLMKNRYVGRTFIMPTQDERERAVRLKLNPIRSTVEDKTVTIIDDSIVRGTTSTQLVDLIRDAGAEEVHVRIGAPPIVAPCYMGIDMASRDELIAADKSIEDIREVIGADSLSYLSIDAIANVLGRTKGDLCLGCVTGEYPYDIEGESTDRDVSRPVVGSESAPADD; this is encoded by the coding sequence ATGGCACACGGGCGGGATCACCGTACCCCGAACGGGATGACCGAGAAGTGTGGCGTCGTGGGGGTTTCGCTGTCCGACCGCGACGCCGCGCGCCCCCTGTATTACTCCCTGTACGCGCTCCAGCACCGGGGACAGGAGTCGGCAGGTATCGTAACACACGACGGATTCCAGCAACACAGCCACGTCGAGATGGGCCTGGTCGGCGACGCGTTCGACGCCGACGCACTGGACCAGTTGAACGGCCAGACGGGTATCGGGCACGTCCGATACCCCACTTCCGGGGGCGTCAACGCCTCCTGCGCCCAGCCGTTTTCCGTCTCGTTCAAGTCCGGGTCGCTCGGCCTCGCACACAACGGCAACCTCGTCAACGCCGCGGAGATTCGCTCGGAACTGGAGGGGCTCGGTCACGCCTTCACTTCCAACGGCGACACCGAAGTGATCGCCCACGACCTCGCGCGCAACCTCCTGGAAGAGGACCTCGTGCGCGCGGTCAAACGAACGATGAGCCGCATTCACGGCTCCTACGCGCTGACGATCATGCACGACGAGGCCGTCCTCGGGGTGCGTGATCCGGAGGGGAATCGGCCGCTCTGTATCGGGAAACTCGACGACGGCTACGTGCTGGCCTCGGAGTCGGCGGCCATCGACACGCTCGACGGCGACCTCGTCCGCGACGTAGCGCCGGGAGAACTGGTCGTCCTCGAACCCGACGGAAGCGGCTTCGACTCCTATCAACTCGTGGAGCGCGACGCGACGGCCCACTGCTTTTTCGAACACGTCTACTTCGCCCGCCCGGACTCGGTCATCGACGACGAACTCGTCTACGACGCCCGCCGCGAACTCGGGGGCAAACTCTGGGCCGAGAGCGGCATCGATACGGACGTGGTGATGCCCGTCCCCGACTCCGGGCGCTCCTTTGCCTCCGGCTACGCCGAGGCCGCCAACGCCGACGGCGCCGACGTGGAGTTCGCCGAAGGGCTGATGAAAAATCGGTACGTCGGCCGGACGTTCATCATGCCGACACAGGACGAACGCGAACGCGCCGTCCGCCTGAAGCTCAACCCGATCAGAAGCACCGTCGAGGACAAGACGGTGACCATCATCGACGACAGCATCGTCCGCGGCACCACCTCGACACAGTTAGTCGATCTGATCCGCGATGCCGGCGCCGAGGAAGTGCACGTCCGCATCGGCGCGCCACCCATCGTCGCGCCGTGTTACATGGGCATCGACATGGCCAGCCGGGACGAACTCATCGCCGCCGACAAGAGCATCGAGGATATCCGGGAAGTCATCGGCGCCGACAGCCTCTCTTATCTCTCCATCGACGCCATCGCGAACGTACTCGGGCGAACGAAAGGCGACCTCTGTCTCGGCTGTGTCACCGGCGAGTACCCCTACGACATCGAGGGGGAGTCGACCGACCGTGACGTGTCCCGGCCCGTCGTCGGGAGCGAATCGGCGCCAGCGGACGACTAA
- a CDS encoding LSM domain-containing protein yields the protein MGGRPLDVLEASLDEDVTVHLKDGRAFHGLLAGYDQHMNVVLEPIEEVSEGILAEPEIESVDNTTIIRGDNVVTIST from the coding sequence ATGGGCGGACGACCCCTCGACGTGCTGGAGGCCTCGTTGGACGAGGACGTGACGGTACATCTCAAGGACGGCCGGGCGTTTCACGGCCTCCTCGCGGGCTACGACCAGCATATGAACGTCGTGCTCGAACCGATCGAGGAAGTCAGCGAGGGCATCCTCGCCGAACCCGAGATCGAGTCGGTCGACAACACAACGATTATACGCGGCGACAACGTCGTGACGATAAGTACATGA
- a CDS encoding halocyanin domain-containing protein — MSEERDARLGRRRLLRAGAGAVGAGLVGTGAAGTAVAQSGPFGGWMSDVSNYDGVHDHTGSGEVTVEVGVEANQGAFGFGPAAIQVDPGTTVVWEWTGEGGVHNVAADSGNFSSELKQEAGFTFEHTFESSGAVKYFCQPHKALGMKGVVVVGDAVPDGAEVVAGSGGGGGGGSGSGGETGSSGSGGSEGDGSSGGLNQGGVTMSLVVGGSLVAAFLSPIVFGLVLLLRDKTGGPPSEAGAEHGEPSHED; from the coding sequence ATGAGCGAGGAACGCGACGCTCGGCTGGGACGGCGACGGCTGCTACGGGCCGGTGCCGGTGCCGTCGGGGCTGGACTCGTGGGTACGGGGGCGGCCGGAACGGCGGTGGCACAGTCCGGGCCGTTCGGTGGCTGGATGAGTGACGTGAGCAACTACGACGGCGTCCACGACCACACGGGGTCGGGCGAAGTGACCGTCGAAGTCGGTGTCGAGGCCAATCAGGGCGCGTTCGGCTTCGGCCCGGCGGCCATCCAGGTCGATCCCGGAACGACCGTCGTCTGGGAGTGGACGGGCGAGGGCGGCGTCCACAACGTCGCGGCCGACTCCGGTAACTTCTCCAGCGAACTGAAGCAGGAAGCGGGCTTCACGTTCGAACACACGTTCGAGTCCAGTGGCGCCGTCAAGTACTTCTGCCAACCCCACAAGGCGCTCGGGATGAAAGGCGTCGTCGTCGTCGGCGACGCCGTTCCCGACGGTGCCGAAGTCGTCGCCGGGAGCGGTGGCGGTGGTGGCGGTGGCAGTGGGAGTGGTGGTGAAACCGGTAGCAGCGGCAGCGGCGGGAGCGAGGGCGACGGCAGCAGCGGCGGCCTCAATCAGGGCGGTGTGACCATGTCGTTGGTGGTCGGTGGCTCCCTCGTCGCGGCATTTCTCTCCCCCATCGTCTTCGGTCTCGTGTTGTTACTCCGTGATAAGACCGGTGGGCCGCCGTCGGAGGCGGGCGCCGAACACGGCGAGCCGAGTCACGAGGACTAG
- the nirK gene encoding copper-containing nitrite reductase → MFDTTRRRVMQALGIGGTAAVAGCSVEAPTASETTTERRQVEQTSTPTVDQVAADPTDIPDPIDRSQPTTHEVTLTMEEVTAEIEPGVTFDFMTFGGQVPGPMIRVRQGDTVDLTVENSEGNALPHNVDLHAVYGTGGGSVATTAAPGQQNAMTFQATYPGAFIYHCAVPNLDMHISAGMFGMILVEPKGGLPAVDRELYFGQHEVYTDGEVGQEGKHSFDIESMKNENPTYVLLNGEKYAWAAANRGPLEVQQGDRVRVFMVDGGPNYSSNFHPIGNVWKRAYRDGGVPEDGDFDAYADKNIQTVKVPPGSCMIGEMDTPVPERIKLVDHALSRVARRGMLAEVDVLGEEREEIFDPDAGGTSHEGPQYA, encoded by the coding sequence ATGTTCGATACGACCCGACGCCGGGTGATGCAGGCACTCGGCATCGGTGGGACGGCGGCGGTGGCAGGGTGCAGCGTGGAGGCCCCGACGGCCTCTGAAACGACGACGGAGCGGCGACAGGTCGAGCAAACGTCGACGCCGACGGTCGACCAGGTGGCGGCCGATCCGACCGACATTCCCGATCCGATCGATCGGAGTCAGCCGACGACCCACGAGGTGACGCTCACGATGGAGGAGGTGACCGCCGAAATCGAGCCCGGAGTCACCTTCGACTTCATGACCTTCGGCGGTCAGGTCCCCGGCCCGATGATCCGCGTTCGGCAGGGCGACACGGTCGATCTGACCGTCGAGAACTCCGAGGGGAACGCCCTCCCACACAACGTGGACCTTCACGCCGTCTACGGAACCGGCGGCGGGTCCGTGGCGACGACTGCCGCGCCCGGGCAGCAAAACGCCATGACGTTTCAGGCGACCTATCCGGGCGCGTTCATCTACCACTGTGCCGTGCCGAACCTCGATATGCACATCAGTGCCGGTATGTTCGGCATGATCCTCGTCGAGCCGAAAGGCGGGTTGCCGGCGGTGGACCGCGAACTCTACTTCGGCCAACACGAGGTGTACACCGACGGCGAAGTCGGTCAAGAGGGTAAGCACAGCTTCGACATCGAATCGATGAAAAACGAGAACCCGACGTACGTCCTCCTGAACGGGGAGAAGTACGCGTGGGCGGCTGCCAACCGCGGTCCCCTCGAAGTCCAGCAGGGCGACCGCGTCCGGGTGTTCATGGTCGACGGCGGCCCGAACTACTCCAGCAACTTCCACCCCATCGGCAACGTCTGGAAGCGGGCCTACCGCGACGGCGGCGTTCCCGAGGACGGGGACTTCGACGCCTACGCCGACAAGAACATCCAGACGGTGAAGGTGCCGCCGGGAAGCTGCATGATCGGCGAGATGGACACGCCGGTCCCCGAGCGGATCAAACTCGTCGACCACGCGCTCAGCCGCGTCGCGCGGCGGGGGATGCTCGCCGAAGTCGACGTCCTCGGCGAGGAGCGCGAGGAAATCTTCGACCCCGACGCCGGCGGAACGAGTCACGAGGGGCCGCAGTACGCCTGA
- a CDS encoding DUF420 domain-containing protein, with translation MLPDTRNRVPELTAVLSLVSLALVFGAALGAVPRGAIPRAPDAVLSAIPHVNAVISTLAVVTILAGVVFARRREFDKHRVMMLSSAALFAVFLVLYLYKVALEGPAEFPGPDAIYRQVYLPLLAIHILLAIVCLPLLYYVLLLAATRPVSALVDTAHARVGRVAASLWVISFVLGNVVYALLYVVY, from the coding sequence ATGCTCCCCGACACACGCAACCGTGTCCCGGAACTCACGGCCGTCCTCTCGCTCGTGTCGCTGGCGCTCGTGTTCGGCGCGGCCCTCGGCGCCGTCCCGCGTGGCGCCATCCCGCGTGCGCCCGACGCGGTACTGTCGGCCATCCCCCACGTCAACGCCGTCATCAGCACGCTCGCCGTCGTGACCATCCTGGCCGGCGTCGTCTTCGCCCGCCGACGCGAGTTCGACAAACACCGCGTCATGATGCTCTCGTCCGCCGCGCTCTTTGCCGTCTTCCTCGTCCTCTATCTCTACAAGGTGGCGCTCGAAGGGCCGGCCGAGTTCCCCGGCCCCGACGCGATCTACCGGCAAGTGTACCTCCCGCTTCTCGCCATCCACATACTCCTCGCTATCGTCTGTCTCCCCCTCCTCTACTACGTGTTGTTGCTGGCGGCGACCCGCCCCGTCTCGGCGCTCGTCGACACCGCCCACGCCCGCGTGGGGCGGGTGGCGGCGAGCCTCTGGGTGATCTCTTTCGTCCTCGGAAATGTGGTCTACGCGCTGTTGTACGTGGTGTACTAG
- a CDS encoding winged helix-turn-helix domain-containing protein, with the protein MVRDPLSGDDPPDLQSVLDALDDPDCRTIIQHLDEPMTASEVSEECEIPMSTTYRKLDLLTEASLLAEGTEIRSDGHHATRYRVDFEQVEIGLTEEGSLDVSVGRPARSADERLASLWGEVRKET; encoded by the coding sequence ATGGTGCGCGATCCGTTGTCGGGCGACGATCCGCCCGACCTGCAGTCGGTTCTCGACGCGCTCGACGACCCCGACTGCCGGACCATTATCCAGCACCTCGACGAACCGATGACGGCGAGCGAGGTGTCGGAGGAGTGTGAGATTCCCATGTCTACGACCTACCGAAAACTGGACCTACTGACGGAGGCGTCGCTGCTCGCGGAGGGCACGGAGATCCGATCCGACGGTCACCACGCGACCCGGTATCGGGTCGACTTCGAGCAGGTCGAAATCGGACTGACCGAGGAGGGAAGCCTGGACGTGTCGGTCGGCCGTCCGGCCCGGAGCGCGGACGAACGACTCGCGTCGCTGTGGGGGGAGGTGCGCAAGGAGACATGA
- a CDS encoding GNAT family N-acetyltransferase, whose translation MSVTVEKRVDGPGATDHADGAWKLKERIRREEGVLKQRKRFFMDAYRRATTHLLYLDDDLVGFATVRRDGYILFLAVSPDRRGEGFGRRLVAEVAEEHRTVTCHARATNERALDFYESVGFEIKRRIDGYYEDNGDAYYLRLGPDERLRDRLSELIRR comes from the coding sequence GTGAGCGTCACCGTCGAGAAACGCGTCGATGGCCCCGGCGCGACGGATCACGCCGACGGGGCCTGGAAACTCAAAGAGCGAATCCGTCGGGAGGAGGGCGTCCTCAAGCAGCGAAAGCGGTTTTTCATGGACGCCTACCGCCGCGCGACGACCCACCTGCTCTATCTCGACGACGACCTGGTCGGGTTCGCGACGGTTCGACGTGACGGCTACATCCTCTTTCTCGCCGTCTCGCCCGACCGTCGCGGCGAGGGGTTCGGCCGGCGACTCGTCGCCGAGGTGGCCGAAGAACACCGGACCGTCACCTGTCACGCCCGGGCGACGAACGAACGGGCGCTCGACTTCTACGAATCCGTCGGCTTCGAGATCAAGCGCCGGATCGACGGCTACTACGAGGACAACGGCGACGCGTACTACCTCCGCCTCGGCCCCGACGAACGGCTCCGCGACCGGCTCTCGGAACTGATTCGGCGGTAG
- a CDS encoding RtcB family protein, with protein MGYDINCLTGDTEVRLSFGRTLPLETLEERFETERASVATGDEVAASDIRLFTESGPKPVFELETATGRRIEATADHEFETPEGMVTVEDLGPGDSVYVQPFEGLEHEDPNEFTVLSENDFVDDNPQIRQVLKDRGLLPLRSTDETFNHLLKVVGFLLGDGSYGDPGQTWFYGEPEELAEIREDIRAIGFTPSKIYERDRDHDIDGKTFERTEYSFKTTSKALRRVFVELGVLEGPKVESEFTTPDYLHRLTDWQRALFYSAYFGAEMNTPAAQHDKNLYCPKVSQTRTVGTRSAGRAFMEDMAAFLDDIGIETNEIEAFETDSNSTSSTIRFRLGIKNDTENLLNFFTRVGYRYHPGKQRKAMQAVQYLRTKEREITRRERIADEAEALADGGSTVSTIKQRFDINGRFIERSIWTGRTGRPRPGDDFPGFEEFCETVEVRADGAIEVQIEAIREVGEKPVYDIGVTHDAHTFLANGFVVSNCGVRMMKTSLTYDDVQGREEELVEALFANVPSGLGGGGIVEGDMDTVEAVLSRGVDWALEAGWAVADDLTHCEDEGYRPDADPSAVSQKAKDRGKNQLGSLGSGNHFLEVQRVTDIYRDDVADAYGLEPDQVVVLIHCGSRGLGHQTCTDYLRKIEKRHGDLLDQLPDKELAAAPAGSELATEYYGAMCACINFAWVNRQLIMHRVRQVFERVFDRSWESMDMHLLYDVAHNIAKKETHTVGVDPQGRPVGGGETADREERELYVHRKGATRAFPAGHPEVPAAYRDVGQPIIIPGSMGAGSYVLRGGEASMDLTFGSTAHGAGRLMSRTQAKREYWGETVQDELREQNQVYVKAQSGATVAEEAPGVYKDVDEVVRVSDALGIGDKVARTYPVCNIKG; from the coding sequence GTGGGTTACGACATCAACTGCTTGACCGGTGACACGGAGGTCCGACTCTCGTTCGGGCGTACGCTACCGCTCGAAACGCTCGAAGAACGATTCGAAACGGAGCGTGCTTCCGTCGCGACGGGTGACGAGGTGGCCGCGTCCGACATCCGGCTGTTCACCGAATCCGGTCCAAAGCCCGTGTTCGAACTCGAAACGGCGACCGGAAGGCGGATCGAAGCGACCGCCGATCACGAGTTCGAGACGCCGGAAGGGATGGTCACAGTCGAGGACTTGGGGCCGGGCGACTCGGTGTACGTCCAGCCGTTCGAAGGACTCGAACACGAAGACCCGAACGAGTTCACCGTCCTCTCCGAGAACGACTTCGTGGATGACAACCCGCAGATTCGGCAAGTCTTGAAAGACAGAGGGCTCCTTCCGCTTCGGTCGACCGACGAGACGTTCAACCATCTGTTGAAAGTCGTCGGATTCCTGCTCGGGGATGGGTCGTACGGCGATCCGGGACAGACGTGGTTCTACGGCGAACCGGAGGAACTGGCGGAAATTCGGGAAGATATCCGTGCAATCGGATTCACCCCGTCGAAAATCTACGAACGCGACCGAGATCACGATATCGACGGGAAGACGTTCGAGCGGACCGAATACAGCTTCAAGACAACCTCGAAGGCGTTGCGCCGCGTGTTCGTGGAACTCGGTGTCCTCGAAGGCCCGAAAGTCGAGTCAGAATTCACGACACCCGACTACCTCCACCGCCTAACCGACTGGCAGCGGGCGCTCTTTTATTCGGCATATTTCGGTGCCGAGATGAACACGCCAGCGGCACAACACGATAAGAATCTCTACTGCCCGAAAGTTTCCCAGACCAGAACGGTCGGCACGAGGTCGGCAGGCCGAGCGTTCATGGAAGATATGGCAGCGTTCCTTGACGACATTGGCATCGAGACGAACGAAATCGAGGCATTCGAGACGGATTCGAACAGCACGTCATCGACGATTCGTTTCCGACTGGGGATCAAAAACGACACCGAGAACCTCCTGAACTTCTTCACCCGCGTCGGGTACCGATACCACCCCGGAAAACAGCGGAAGGCGATGCAAGCAGTCCAGTATCTCCGAACCAAGGAGCGAGAGATCACTCGACGTGAACGGATTGCCGACGAAGCCGAAGCACTGGCCGATGGCGGAAGTACGGTCTCCACAATCAAGCAACGATTCGACATCAACGGCCGATTCATCGAGCGAAGCATTTGGACCGGGCGGACCGGGCGCCCGCGGCCGGGCGACGATTTCCCGGGATTCGAGGAGTTCTGCGAAACCGTCGAAGTGAGGGCTGACGGTGCCATAGAGGTCCAAATCGAGGCGATCCGGGAAGTCGGCGAAAAACCCGTCTACGACATCGGTGTGACCCACGACGCACACACATTTCTCGCGAACGGATTCGTCGTGTCGAACTGCGGCGTGAGAATGATGAAAACAAGTCTCACCTACGACGACGTGCAGGGTCGCGAGGAGGAACTCGTCGAGGCCCTGTTCGCGAACGTCCCCTCGGGGCTCGGCGGGGGCGGCATCGTCGAGGGCGATATGGACACCGTAGAGGCGGTCCTCTCCCGCGGCGTCGACTGGGCACTCGAAGCGGGGTGGGCCGTCGCGGACGACCTGACCCACTGCGAGGACGAGGGCTACCGGCCGGACGCCGACCCGAGCGCCGTCTCCCAGAAGGCAAAAGACCGCGGCAAGAACCAGTTGGGGAGTCTCGGAAGCGGCAACCACTTCCTCGAAGTCCAGCGCGTGACCGACATCTACCGCGACGACGTGGCCGACGCCTACGGCCTCGAACCCGACCAGGTCGTCGTCCTCATCCACTGCGGGAGCCGGGGGCTGGGCCACCAAACCTGCACCGACTACCTGCGAAAAATCGAGAAGCGACACGGCGACCTGTTGGACCAACTGCCGGACAAGGAACTCGCAGCCGCCCCCGCGGGCTCCGAGTTGGCCACGGAGTACTACGGCGCGATGTGTGCCTGCATCAACTTCGCGTGGGTGAACCGCCAGTTGATCATGCACCGGGTCCGGCAGGTGTTCGAACGCGTCTTCGACCGCTCGTGGGAGTCGATGGATATGCACCTGCTGTACGACGTGGCCCACAACATCGCGAAAAAAGAGACGCATACGGTGGGGGTCGACCCGCAGGGGCGACCGGTGGGAGGCGGCGAAACCGCCGACCGCGAGGAGCGCGAACTGTACGTCCACCGCAAGGGGGCGACGCGGGCGTTCCCGGCCGGCCATCCCGAAGTCCCCGCCGCGTACCGGGACGTTGGCCAACCCATCATCATCCCCGGGAGCATGGGTGCGGGGAGCTACGTCCTCCGGGGCGGCGAGGCGTCGATGGACCTCACGTTCGGCTCGACGGCCCACGGCGCCGGACGGCTGATGAGCCGAACGCAGGCCAAACGGGAGTACTGGGGCGAGACGGTACAGGACGAACTCCGGGAGCAAAACCAGGTGTACGTCAAAGCCCAGAGCGGCGCAACGGTGGCCGAGGAGGCGCCCGGCGTCTACAAGGATGTCGACGAGGTGGTGCGCGTCTCGGACGCCCTCGGCATCGGCGACAAGGTGGCCCGGACGTATCCGGTCTGTAACATCAAAGGGTAG
- a CDS encoding 50S ribosomal protein L37e: MTGAGTPSQGKKNKTTHVKCRRCGEKSYHVRKKVCSSCGFGKSAKRRDYEWQSKAGE; this comes from the coding sequence ATGACGGGAGCCGGAACGCCGAGTCAGGGAAAGAAGAACAAGACGACCCACGTCAAATGTCGACGCTGCGGTGAGAAATCCTACCACGTCCGCAAGAAAGTCTGCTCGTCGTGCGGCTTCGGCAAGTCCGCCAAGCGCCGGGACTACGAGTGGCAGAGCAAGGCCGGCGAATAA
- a CDS encoding DUF7521 family protein translates to MSHLDIALVAVKTGTLFLGSLITFLSFKAHRRTGARSLRALAIGFGLVTVGALLAGVGHQFTSLSLAQSVVIESALTLVGFGVIVYSLYAD, encoded by the coding sequence ATGAGTCACCTCGACATCGCTCTCGTCGCGGTTAAGACCGGGACGCTCTTTCTGGGGAGTCTCATCACCTTCCTTTCGTTCAAGGCACACCGACGGACCGGGGCGCGGTCGCTCCGGGCGCTCGCTATCGGCTTCGGACTGGTCACCGTCGGCGCTCTCCTCGCGGGCGTTGGCCACCAGTTCACGTCGCTATCGCTCGCGCAGTCGGTGGTTATCGAAAGCGCGCTCACCCTCGTCGGCTTCGGAGTCATCGTCTACTCCCTGTACGCCGACTAG
- a CDS encoding archease, protein MSYELRPHTADVAVAATGVDLGETFAAVADGLAAATCDRIPDSGERFSLTVRAEGLEALLFDYLDQLIYERDVRGVLPVDNEATVRETGEEWVIKASTRGVPFSDVTARDVKAVTYSEMRVEKRVERSPSSRAQSGEGRSADDGGGWEAYVVLDV, encoded by the coding sequence ATGAGCTACGAACTCCGCCCGCATACGGCCGACGTGGCCGTCGCGGCGACCGGCGTCGACCTCGGCGAGACGTTCGCCGCCGTCGCCGACGGCCTCGCGGCCGCCACCTGCGACCGGATTCCGGACTCCGGCGAGCGGTTCTCCCTCACCGTCCGTGCCGAGGGACTGGAGGCCCTCCTCTTCGATTACCTCGACCAACTCATCTACGAGCGCGACGTACGGGGCGTCCTCCCCGTCGACAACGAGGCCACCGTCCGCGAGACGGGCGAGGAGTGGGTGATCAAGGCGAGCACCCGGGGCGTCCCCTTCTCGGACGTGACCGCACGCGATGTAAAGGCCGTCACGTACTCCGAGATGCGCGTCGAGAAGCGCGTGGAACGGTCCCCGAGCAGTCGAGCACAGTCCGGTGAGGGCCGGTCGGCGGACGACGGCGGCGGCTGGGAGGCATACGTCGTGCTGGACGTGTAG
- a CDS encoding helix-turn-helix domain-containing protein produces MPTARLAVTLPADIWIADLSTRYPDATFRVLAALPDADTGVGLVEIVASDVDDVLARLDGTDGVRVFETLYRGDDRALVQFETDDPLLLMSIRNSRAPFEPPVTIVDGVADIELTAPRERLSSLTDQFRALGLQFDVRSIRTTIDSESVVSDGQRRLIETAVAEGYYDTPRACTLTELAEQLGIAKSTASERLHRAEGAIIRAFVADGAAGSERR; encoded by the coding sequence ATGCCCACGGCCCGACTCGCGGTCACACTCCCCGCGGACATCTGGATCGCGGATCTCTCGACGCGGTACCCGGACGCAACCTTTCGCGTGCTGGCAGCGCTTCCCGACGCGGACACCGGCGTCGGCCTGGTCGAAATCGTCGCATCCGACGTGGACGACGTGCTCGCTCGCCTCGACGGGACCGACGGCGTCCGGGTGTTCGAGACCCTCTACCGTGGCGACGACCGGGCGCTCGTGCAGTTCGAGACCGACGATCCCCTGTTGCTCATGTCGATTCGGAACTCGCGGGCGCCGTTCGAACCGCCGGTCACCATCGTCGACGGCGTGGCCGACATCGAACTCACCGCCCCGCGCGAGCGGCTGTCGTCGCTCACCGACCAGTTCCGGGCGCTCGGTCTCCAGTTCGACGTCCGCTCCATCCGCACCACCATCGACTCGGAGTCGGTGGTGAGCGACGGTCAGCGACGACTGATCGAGACGGCCGTCGCGGAGGGGTACTACGACACGCCCCGGGCCTGTACGCTGACGGAACTCGCCGAGCAGCTCGGGATCGCAAAATCGACAGCGAGTGAACGCCTGCACCGTGCAGAGGGGGCGATCATCCGGGCGTTCGTCGCCGACGGTGCGGCGGGAAGCGAACGGCGCTAG
- a CDS encoding ubiquitin family protein, whose product MSTTAESESTTDRTTTTVHLRATGHVRDAMEQPHQEFTFEGDTLRDLLEAFFEERPDLAEMLIAETEAEATTDGWAKPPENLPGTWHKNPEGEQTKPYARVLVNGKFNEVLDGFDTKIDDGDRVSFVYPFIFCC is encoded by the coding sequence ATGAGCACGACAGCCGAATCCGAATCCACGACCGACAGGACGACCACGACGGTCCATCTGCGCGCGACGGGACACGTCCGGGACGCGATGGAGCAGCCCCACCAGGAGTTCACGTTCGAGGGCGACACCCTGCGTGATCTCCTTGAAGCTTTTTTCGAGGAGCGACCGGATCTCGCGGAGATGCTGATCGCCGAGACGGAGGCGGAGGCGACGACCGACGGGTGGGCCAAACCCCCCGAGAACCTGCCCGGCACCTGGCACAAGAACCCCGAGGGCGAACAGACGAAACCCTACGCTCGGGTGTTGGTCAACGGGAAGTTCAACGAAGTCCTCGACGGCTTCGACACGAAAATCGATGACGGCGACCGCGTGAGCTTCGTCTATCCTTTCATTTTCTGTTGCTGA
- a CDS encoding YgaP-like transmembrane domain, with protein MPDTCHFQVRRLGGTVVLIGLVLGVLVNQWFLAISAFAGVNLLQSSFTDSCPAEYFLPGCSDEDGTAAEDPVAD; from the coding sequence ATGCCCGACACGTGTCACTTCCAGGTTCGGCGGCTCGGCGGAACGGTCGTGTTGATCGGTCTGGTGCTCGGGGTGCTGGTCAACCAGTGGTTCCTCGCCATTTCGGCGTTCGCCGGCGTCAATCTCCTCCAGAGCAGTTTCACCGACTCCTGTCCGGCGGAGTATTTCCTCCCCGGTTGTTCGGATGAGGACGGGACGGCGGCGGAGGACCCGGTGGCCGACTGA